ggtagaccaatagaatagagttgaaaactctgatactaactcacacacttatgaacacctgattttttttgagaaagaagttaaagttatacaatgcaataaagaaagcatcttcaacaaatggtgctggcataactggatgctggcatgtagaagactgcagatagatccatatttatcaccatgcacaaaacataagtccagacggatcaaagacctcaacaaaaatccagtcacagtgaacctcttagaagacaaggTAGGTGGTGTCCTCAAAtcaattggtataggagaccacttcctgaacataacaccagcagcacagacactgagatcaacagttaataaatgggtcctcctgtaattgagaagattctgtaaggcaaaggacacagtcaacaagacaaaacagcagtccacggaatgggaaaagatattcaacaaccccacatctgacagagggctgatttccaaaatttacaaagaactcaagaggctagtcTCCAAAACGCCAAATAATTCAATCAAAAattagggtacagaactaaataaacaattatcaatagaggaatctaaaatggctgaaagacacataagaaagtgttcaacatctttagctatcagggaaatgcaaatcaaaacaattctgagataccatcttactcctatcagaatggccaaaatcaaaaacaccgatgacagtttattctggagaggatgtggagaaaggggatcactcctccactgctggtgggagtgccaactggtacagccactttgggaatcagcaTAGTAGTTCcttgagaaaatgggaataattttaccacaaaatccagcaattccattcttaggcatacaccccaaaaatgtacattcatacaagagcatatgttcaatcatgttcatagcagcattatttgtaatagccagaaactggaagcaacctagatgctccactactcaagaatggatggagaaaatgtggtccatttacacaatggagtactactcaacagggaaaaaaacaatggaatcttgtaaaaacaatggaatcttgaaattcccaagcaaatggatgcaactaaaggataccatcctgagtgaggtaacccagtcacgaaaatggtatatactcaatcatatatggattttagatctagagcaaagacaTAGCAGCCTACagtcacaccaccagagaatctaggaatcaaggaggaccctatatGGTCTcctagagaagggaaaagggacaagatttcctaagctggggagcatggggagagatgagagagaatttaaagaaagagatgagaagaggaggggagaggagggcatgagggaacaggaatatCTAGGcaaggaaagaatagaggagagcaagaaaagagataccattatagagggagccattataggtttaaagggaattctggcactagggaaatgtccagagatctacagagttgaccccaactaacaatctaaacaatagtcgagaggtaggggaggaggcCAGGGAGATGGAACTAAGATTGACTcagtttttctaatttaaattgaaaaaagaaaaaaattatttttccttaattatATATTCGAAGTTTGGAACTAGAGTCAATGTAAATATGGAGGTTATTTTGTAAgaaattttgttacattttgctGTAATAAATATTCAACAAGTTCTAGAGAGAAGCCTTAATGAGCCCCCTGGTTCCATAAGTCATTTATGTACAACAAGCCTATGGACTTTATCTCAAGGGGACAAATAGCAGTAGCCCCAGAGGCTTTTTCATGTTGATATTtaccttctcctttccctctacCATCACACAGGCTCCTGTCATCATCCTTatcacatgtatgtatttatgtgcctTCACCAGGTGTTGCAGTCAGTGGTGACTGGTGTATAGCTCTCAACTACAAGAATAAATGGGATGCATCTACTTTATAGATTCTTCTTTGATATTCAGCATCAATAATCCTACTTCTGATAGGTAAGTGTGAGATACATGGATCTTATCAGTTTAAGAAGGATTTGAAAGTAACAGAACTGTTTCACTAGTTTTAGCTCTTGACTCCTATGGATAGCCTATTTATACAAAAAATGGTGCAATGACTAGACTTGCTCACCTGGGCCATTCTTCCCTGGTTACCCAGGGTAATGTGAATGGTCTGTGACAGAACCCTGGCTAATTTTGAGCAGAAGCGACtctgaaaaggaaatcaaaggaaaacaaacatattttgttGGATATGGTTCACACTTCTCTATTCTATATTTATCTACACAGGTAGATAGCTGATACATTCTGGGAAAATATAGAGGGTCATAGTTGGTGTCCTGAGTCAACCACCAAGTGTAGGGAAAGGGGGGGAACCCAGTAGGAGTTCATGCATATGAATGATTTAGTTAGGAACAGAAATGATATCACACACCATGCTTCCTGCTTTCCTTTAGATTTATGACAAAAATCCTCTGAAGTGTTGAATGAAAAATAATGCacctcattaaaatatttaataattaagcactattttatatctatttaaatttaaaagttgcTTAACCATAGCGTGTGATCAAATATATCTGGAATTTTTATAGAtagtatttttcttaattttatgcaatttttctttcaattttacaACAAAATTACATTGTGTGAGTACAAAAACTAAGAGTCCCCTAGAATAGTTTTATGTGTCCAGCATTTGCCTTAACTGAATCCAGGCTCTAATACTGCAGTCAGCACAAATGGACACTTGATGAATCACAAAAGAATTAGAATTCCCCCTACCAAACTCCACTGAGGCAGAAGGCAAAGAGCAGAAATGGCATCATTTCTTAAGACACAACTGTGGTCATGGTTTGATAAGAAATTCAAAAATCTGGAATGCACATCACAGAGGAAGGAACTAAAGGAACTCTTTAGAAATTACAAGACAGGAGAGATATGACAGCTCTAGTCAAACATTTAAGAGCTTTGCATGGAAAATAGATGATTTGTACCATTAAAACCACGTTGCAAAACTGATAGGATTTGAAACAGGTTTATAAATGATAGTCTCAGGGAAAGTAAGGTGCCTGTTGTTAGAGTGACTTGAACACATCTAAGGGCTGTCATTGAAGAGATGGAATGCATTCTTGAATGGACCACAGCTATTGATTCACTGCACTTTACAACTTCCTAGCTGAAGACCTCAGTCAAACCATCAGAGGAGCAATATTATCACTAactgtaaagaaaacatttgagaacTTTTAACAAATTAATACATTCTCATGCCACTTAGTAGCCATGTTTGcccattcaggaggcagaggcaggtggatctctgtgagttctaggccagcctggtctacagagctagttccagggcatgcAGAGCtgttacaccaagaaaccctgtcttgaaaaactaaaaaccaaacaaacaaacaaacaaaaatacaaacacacacacaaaaaaacatgttttctaatTCTGGTAAATGCTTCAAAAAACTGTAAGAACTGCAATAATGCTGTTAGAAGGAAGCTAAATTTTTATTACTGCTATAACTAAGGGCCTTGAGTAGAAACTGAGCATCACAGTAACATGATTCTGTTTTTtctaaattcttctctcatacattatatcccCACCATGTTGTCCTCCctgtctccccctcttccccCAGGTCCACTCCTCTTTCATTTCCCTTAAAAAATAGCAGGTTTCACaattttgaagaaattaaaactgTGAGAAAGCATACATAGCCATAACAGTGAGAtacatttcaaaatgtaattGAGCCTTAATTACATTAAGCTCTCAATTTAATGTGTTTGGTGCTGTGTGTTTGCTATACAGCTGATTCAGAAGATGGAAAACATTCTACTAATACTACTAATTGAGTTTAATAATATAAATGGAAACACTATTATATACGGCCCCTAGTTGAAATCTCTCAATGGATTGtgaagtgttttaaaaattaaggattCAACACTGAATCCAATCTCTCCACCCAACCAAACCCTGCACATCAATCTGCAGGGATTAGACCAGTGAGTCTGCCTGACCCTCCCCATAGAATATATTGTCTTTAGCTAAAGGAAAACACAAGCTGATAGAATTTTTAATCAATAGATTTTACTGAAACTATTGTTGTGTAGTTGGACTAAGTACCATGAGATGTGAATAAGTTAAATTTCTGACACtgaaaaatttataattaaaataattttctaaaagtttatattattttatatgcataagggtgtgtgtgtgtgtgtgtgtgtgtgtgtgtgtgtgtgtgtgtgtgtgtgtgtgtgcgcgcgcttgAAGTCAGAAGAAGGGCTTGGAGCCCCTGAATCAGCCCCTACAGATTCTTTtgaaccatgtgggtgctgggaatggaactcagatcctctgaaggAGCAACAAAGTGTTCTTAACCCCCAAGCCACATATTTGACTAAAATGgtttagaattatttttcattctgtgaATTTTCATAGCAAGCTTGTAACATTTTTTCAATTTTCACTGAGGTATTAGTATGGCTGctgtaacagttttttttttcttttctaactaATGATAACTTATTTATTGGTATTCAGgactgcctcaaaacacaagAATTGTGTGTTTGTCACAATGAAGTGGCTCAACAGAGAAGGCAAGAAACTCTTTCGTGAAAAAGAATCAAAGTCCATACACAAAACAATGGATTGGTTTAGTATTTTCATTACTCTATGTCACAAGGATAAATTTGTTTttgaacacatgcatacatcttTTGAATTATTGCCTTAACAAAAGTAagtgaaaataatattatttaaactGATTATTCCTTAATATGTGTTTCTCTGAGGTTCTTTTATAAAATAGCTTTCCTAGTTCTGAGTAAAAGACTGAGAGGAGGTGAAAATCTAAACAGACTTGATCACCATGCGTTAAATTAACATCAATCAAATTAAATTATACTCATGAAAGCAATGTCTACTTAGTGCTCCATCAAACCATTCTCATAACTTGTTTACAATTAATTATGATGTTACAGAAATCTTATATGAATATGTAAAGTAAAAATACTATCAAATAGTTTACTCTTACTAAtgccattttaaattatatatggaaGGAAGAGACCTTTGAGAGAAATATGACAAATTCTTAATCTTTGATTCAGAAAGTCTGCCAAATTGCAAATATACCTGACTTGGTGAATTTTGTGTCATTCCTTAAATACAAATTAGAGGAGGAGTGGTTGAAGAGAATgatggaggagaagaaaggtaGTGAGGGGGTCTAGGATTTCAATGTGTCATTGAGCATGACGAGAATCCCAGCACAACACTGGTACTAGATATAGACATTGGGAAACAGTTTTGCCTGTTATAGAAGACAGGAGAAGCACCTTCAAGAACACCACATAACATGTCAGAGAGTAAGGCTCAATCTTTCTCATTTTAGGCAAAGAGATAAAACCCTCAATCTCAATATTGAATGAAGAACCTCTGTAAGTGCATGTTTGGATGTAGACGACCTGATTGAGTCTGGGGAATAATTATATGCAGCCAGGACTTTATGGAATGAGCATATTAAACAAATGAATTCTTCATTTTCCTCGGGGACAATTTCCACAGAAGATGGAGCCTGGAAACTACTCAACTGTGACAAAGTTCATTCTTTTGGGGTTAACAGATGATCCTGTACTTTGTGTcatcttctttgttcttttccttggaATATACATTGTCACCTTAGTAGGAAATATTAGCATAATCAATTTAGTAAGAAGCTGTCCCCAGCTCCATACCCCCATGTATCTGTTCCTAAGCCATCTGGCTTTTGTGGACATCTGCTATTCCACATCAATTGCGCCTATAATGCTGATAGAATTCATTGTGCCTGGAACAGCCCTCTCTCTGCATGGCTGTGAAGCCCAACTCTGTTCTGTTATGACTTTTGGGACAGCTGAAGGCTTTCTGCTTActgccatggcctatgaccgATATGTAGCTATCTGCTCACCCCTACTCTACTCTACACATATGTCTCCACAAATCTGCTTCCTCTTAATTGGGGCTTCCTATGTAGGTGGCTGTGTGAATGCTTGGACATATACAGGTTGTTTGTTAAGTCTGTCTTTCTGTGGAGCAAATCAGATAGATCACTTCTTCTGTGACTTCTCCCCTTTGTTGAAACTTTCCTGCTCAGATGTCTCCATTGTTGGGATCATCACCTCCATCTCTGCTGGATCCATCATTGTAGTGACAGTGTTTGTCATAGCCATCTCATACATCTACATCCTCATCACCATCCTGAAGATGCGCTCCACTGAGGGCTGTCACAAGGCCCTCTCCACCTGCACCTCCCACCTCACTGCAGTCACTCTGTTCTATGGAACCATCACCTTCATTTATGTGATGCCCAAGTCCAGCTACTCTACTGAACAAAACAAGATAGTGTCTGTGTTCTACACAGTGGTGATCCCCATGCTAAACCCCCTCATTTATAGTCTGAGGAACAGAGATGTAAAGGAGGCACTGAGGAAGGTAACTGTCAGAATATATTCATGAAATCTGTTCCTTGAAGAAAcacaaaaaattcatttattcatgttacTCCCAGTGCCTCTCATATGGTGTTTAAGTTAAcatcttcttttttctgttctaaATCTCACTTTTAATCTGTGTCCTTTAGGAAGCTATCTTGGAGtctttaaaaatggttttgtaTTAAGTACGTAATATCAGCATATGTcaagaaatttacatttttagtggatcagcatttatccctagtacacaaatggacttcaggagtccactccacatagagggatactctctcagcctaaacacatgggagagggtctaggccctgctccaaatgacataacagaattttaagatcccccatggaaggactcaccctccctggggagcagaaagggctttTAGTAGGGGGGGTGggcaggagatgaggagaaagagagggaaccgggattgacatataaaacaagattgtttctaatttcaaattagtctaattacaattattaaaaaaatctgGATGTTATTGGTCAAACcaagaaaaccacaaaaaaagaaaagaaattttccttttaataattCATGTACCAAACAACAGTTTGCTCTTGCTGTATGCCTTATCACTCTAAATTTATTCTAAATACAAATACAACAGCCTGGTGAAGTGATatcatttgttttatcttacaaATAGCTTGTCTGAGGAGGTAGTTAGATTATCACACTATGTACATAAGTGGTTTTAAGATTTACATTGAGATCATAATTCTAAAATCTCCCCTTCTAAAATTAATTTCCACAATAAGTTTGCTAACCTGGCCATTAAAATCTTCTGCCAATTCACAGATGAGAAACATCATTGAAAGTACTGGTCTTAAAGAGATCAAATAGTTAACCAAATTGCTGTGCATTCAAGTCTCTTGATTCTATCTTCTATGCACTGTGTTCATACTCTCTCACCACAATCAGCAATGAAAATGCTGTGAGGGACTTGCTCAATGATACATTGCATCAGTCTTTTGTAGAAAGCATGTGCAAAGATAATCTATGTTGTACCAACAATGGAGGAAGCCTACATCAGGGAAAATTGGatttattatcattataattcatttttatgtttagaTAAATAGTTCTTGAAGTTGTTATCAACCATTTGGAATTTCAGCTGTGCCAAAATACACATTGAAAATATACAGATCCATTTTTACACACTATAACTTCATTATATGTAGGGATTTACAGGGGCTAAGCTCTACAGTAATTATGTTCTTAGGCCTGGACTGTAAAACATAACTTGCAGGCAAAAGATTGAAGATTGACACTTTGTCACAGACCATACTacgcattttgttttcttgtggaaAGGACTGCATTTTGTACACCTGTGACTTTCATGAATCAGGAAAGAGTGAGACAAATTTGATACAATATGGGACCTCAAATCAAATGCTATAACAACTGAATTTGGCAGAAAGCCCAACTCAGACTCCAACTGTCCTTCCTCAGTAAGGAGAGATAAAAGACATCAGGGCCTGTAGATACTTTGAAGTCTCCACTCAAGTGGAAATTATTCATAATTTACTATTTAGTGAAACCATGCAGTACTTTTCAGTGAAAGAGTCTAAACAAGGCTGAAGGGAAACAAAGtaaattaaatatagaaaacTATGAGGTGCTGCATAGGCATGGTTTTAATTTCTCATAGTTTAATGCcttatttaaaatttagaaatgcaaaaaaatttagaaatgctgaaaataaaattatgccaTCGAGGTGAATAACTGAGTAAAAGTGCTTACCACCAAGTCTGAATACCTGAAttcacaaagagagagacagataaacacacagttaaagtgaaaaaaaataagcaaacaaataaaattttaaaatatatagggaAAGAATTGACACATATTGGTGCTAAAACAGTCAAAGCACAAAagtctttatttcctctttaggTAACTGGCATTAAATTCCACTTCTTGTCCATGGAGAGGAAAGCTATAGTTATATAGAAGTGTGTAACCTGGGAAAGATAGGCTTTCTTTCTCCAGGCAAGCTTCTTGCACTTCACTGAAACACAGGTTCTCATTGTGTTGCTTGAGATAGTACATTTCAGTTTGGCTGTTTGGGGCATTTATTAAGCAACAGGTATTGTGTAGATACCAAAATGGCCAAATCCTCATATGACTATTACTACATCATATAAACTATTACTACATCATATAAACCCACATGTTTCCTTTCTAGAAAATTTTGGTACTTAACTTTAAATGTGAAAGGTACAACAAAACAGTAGGCTCAAGGAGCTGCAATATCTCAGCCAGGATTGTAGCATAGCACTTTTCAGAAAATAGAgcacacaaagaaaatcttacAATAGGACTAGATAAAAACAAGATTAGGGCAATGGAATAAGGAACCACACTATAAATAGCAGACTGATACAAAAAtcatgggagtggccaaccaatgactggtccagcttgagaacCATACCATGAGAGgaagcccacccctgacactgcctgaagGCCTATAAACCAGAGGATGGacatcccagagacctaggatagaactaaACATGATTAGCAAaacatcaatgaaatgattcctaaccATATTCTGCTATAATAATAGAATGTTTCAAAACTCAactgttatcagagaggctttacTCAGTAACTgaaagaaacagatgcagagacccacaaccaagcaTTAGGGGGAGCTTgaggaatcctgtggaagaagggTGGAAAGGATTATGGGAGCTGGGGAGCCAAGGGAGCCAAAGATACCATAAGAAAACCCACATAATCATCTAACCTGGCCTCATgaggactcacagagactaaaacaACAACCAGAGAGCTTGCATGAAACTGACCCAGCACTCAGAACATTTGTTACAGTGTGTAGGTTGGttttcttgtggaactcctaataGTGAGAATAGAGGCTGTCTTTGACTCTGTTACCTGTTTGGGGAACCCattccttctactgggttgccttttccagcttTAATAGAAGAGGAGATGCCTAGTCTTGCTGCAaattgatataccatggctggctaatatacatggaaggcctgcccctttctgaagaaaaaggaggagtggatggggaaggggggagagTAGAGGTTTGGAAGGGTGACtgagtggagaggagggagagtggagaAATAGTGATCAGATTggaaaaacaattatttaattaattaaaatgaaaacaataaaatattggaaAGAGCAGGGTATGTGTGGATGACAATTATAAAGCATTAAGAATGGGGTGATAGTGAGTAACAGGGTTGTCTGTTTTCTCaatgtgttatatttatgttTGTAATTGAAAAATGATAGCTATTCTGTGGTATCTGCTCACTAatgaaaaagatataaaaaaatgATTGGATTAGGATGGGAAGTGGTGACAGATGGTGATTACGGAATGATTTGGTTTAGAAAAGATACAAATTCCACACAAAGGCATATTTATTCTTTCATCACTACTGAAAGGCTTCACGCAAGGTAAAGTGACTGGATGTGCTTAGATAGTTTTAGCACCTCACATTCCAGGAAGACTGACTAGGAAGCGAACTCTGGGTTTCCAGGAGATAGAGACCATGCAAAACAGTTCTGTGAAGAagttaaaaaataaggaaactatAGACTGAAAAGTATTATGGAACAAAGCTTTCTGACTGTTAGATGGGGACCAATAAAAGAGGAGGGGGTGCCATGGGTACTATGATCTAcaatattcttctgttgaggttCCAAGGTTAAGTAGAAAATCAGAGGTTGGTGTATATATCAGTACAATCTGTTACTAACACTTTGGTCAAAGCTACCATAGGAAAAGGCACTGTTAGATTCAATACCCATGTAAATGAGAGAAATTCCTTGAGTTCCCATAAACCAGCTCTCTTCAttgtctgcttctttttttctttttgtttttgacttttttatgtgtatgagtgcttttcATGCATGAATGTACACCATGTGCTTGCCTATTCCCTGCAAAAGGCATAAAGGTGTGCTGAATTCTAGATGTGGAATTGTAGATGATTGTGAAACACAGTGGGGGTtcagggaattgaacacaggtcctatGGCAAGAGTAGTGTGTgctcttattcactgagccatctatccagtctATCCAATCTCCTCTTAATTCTGCCCtgtatgcttttttcttttatctctgtcTAGCCtgcttctttaacttcttttctccttcattgtgtgtgtgtgtgagagagagagagagaaagagagagagagagagagagagagagagagacagacagacagacagacagacagacagacagacagacagagaaatggaaagggaaagagaaagagaaagagagacacagagagcaagTTGTTTGAATTGATTCTTCCCTTTGACCTTGTAGGTCATAGGGCAGGAACGGTGGTATTGatttttcccactgagcctcTCCTGTATCTTAACAACTCTAATATTGGGAGCTTTATATCTACCTCTCCTGACAGCTTGTTGCTAGTCTGCTAGTCTCTATCACTTGACAAACATTTCAAAGTACCTGTTAAAATTTTAAGGAGCATCTGACTACAATGAGACCTTTGATCTTTAGTCAGATAAACTCAAATCCATGAACATAAAGGCTAGCCTCCCAATAAAAACTGAATCCAAATCTCTGAGGTCAGAATGtgatgtgtgatattttgttttctgacaaaTTACCTTTACCTAatgatcagagggcagagc
The DNA window shown above is from Cricetulus griseus strain 17A/GY chromosome 3, alternate assembly CriGri-PICRH-1.0, whole genome shotgun sequence and carries:
- the LOC100774439 gene encoding olfactory receptor 491-like, yielding MEPGNYSTVTKFILLGLTDDPVLCVIFFVLFLGIYIVTLVGNISIINLVRSCPQLHTPMYLFLSHLAFVDICYSTSIAPIMLIEFIVPGTALSLHGCEAQLCSVMTFGTAEGFLLTAMAYDRYVAICSPLLYSTHMSPQICFLLIGASYVGGCVNAWTYTGCLLSLSFCGANQIDHFFCDFSPLLKLSCSDVSIVGIITSISAGSIIVVTVFVIAISYIYILITILKMRSTEGCHKALSTCTSHLTAVTLFYGTITFIYVMPKSSYSTEQNKIVSVFYTVVIPMLNPLIYSLRNRDVKEALRKVTVRIYS